One genomic window of Haloferax mediterranei ATCC 33500 includes the following:
- a CDS encoding RsmB/NOP family class I SAM-dependent RNA methyltransferase, whose protein sequence is MNPLQRYAPLVDDEEAFLAACERPLPSVVRVNTIKTTVERAREALDDEGVAYEPTDWHPGILKLEESSPGTNWPYFHGWLHGQEEVSALPAIALDPQPGERIWDTCAAPGSKTTQIAAMMDDEGVLVGNDNNLGRLSALRHNAERLGVTNLVVSNQDARNFSMKPFGERTPEEPGSFEQFDRVLVDAPCSCEGTCRKNPDVLDEWTMNHVASVAGIQKGILRRAVQVTKPGGSVVYSTCTLAPEENEAVLDFVLEREDCEMVEWDVPDNFETSSGITEWEDEEYDPSVTKARRVYPHQNDTGGFFTAKLEVNA, encoded by the coding sequence ATGAATCCGCTCCAGCGGTACGCGCCACTCGTGGACGACGAGGAGGCATTTTTAGCGGCCTGTGAGCGGCCGCTTCCGTCTGTCGTCCGCGTCAACACCATCAAGACGACGGTGGAGCGCGCCCGCGAAGCACTCGACGACGAGGGCGTCGCCTACGAACCGACCGACTGGCACCCCGGTATTCTGAAACTCGAAGAGAGCAGTCCGGGAACCAACTGGCCGTACTTCCACGGTTGGCTCCACGGCCAAGAGGAAGTGTCCGCGCTCCCGGCTATCGCGCTCGACCCGCAACCGGGCGAACGCATCTGGGACACCTGTGCAGCCCCGGGGTCGAAAACGACTCAAATCGCCGCCATGATGGACGACGAAGGCGTGCTCGTCGGCAACGATAACAACCTCGGTCGACTCTCGGCGCTTCGGCACAACGCCGAACGACTCGGCGTGACGAACCTCGTCGTGTCGAATCAGGACGCGCGTAACTTCTCGATGAAGCCATTTGGCGAGCGGACCCCCGAAGAGCCCGGGTCGTTCGAGCAGTTCGACCGCGTGCTCGTCGACGCGCCGTGTTCCTGCGAAGGAACCTGCCGAAAGAACCCCGACGTGCTCGACGAGTGGACGATGAACCACGTCGCCAGCGTCGCCGGTATCCAGAAAGGGATTCTCCGACGCGCCGTGCAGGTGACGAAACCCGGCGGGAGCGTCGTCTACTCCACGTGTACCCTCGCGCCGGAGGAGAACGAGGCGGTCCTCGACTTCGTCCTCGAACGCGAAGACTGCGAGATGGTCGAGTGGGACGTGCCCGATAACTTCGAAACGTCGTCCGGCATCACCGAGTGGGAAGACGAAGAGTACGACCCGTCGGTCACGAAAGCCCGCCGTGTCTACCCGCATCAGAACGACACGGGCGGCTTCTTCACTGCGAAACTGGAGGTCAACGCATGA
- a CDS encoding pyridoxal phosphate-dependent aminotransferase produces MTHFSNRVEQISISGIREVFEAASEDAINLGLGQPDFAAPDHARQAAIDAIESGEADGYTENKGILSLREAIADKHRRDQGVDLDPDDIIATAGGSEALHIAIEAHVNEGDEVIIPDPGFVSYDALAKLAGGEPVPVPLRDDLTLDPADVEEAITEDTAAFIVNSPGNPTGAVSPPEDIEAFARIADEHDVLCISDEVYEYTVFEGEHRSPIEFAETDNVVVVNSASKLFSMTGWRLGWVYGSSRRVERMVRVHQYVQACASAPAQFAAEAALTGPQDRIDEMTETFRERRDLVVDGLEDIGLHVPTPKGAFYAMPEVPEGFVQECIDRGVIVVPGEAFGENGYGYARLSYATDTESLREAIEVMREAYDTVA; encoded by the coding sequence ATGACGCACTTCTCCAACCGGGTGGAGCAAATTTCCATCAGCGGCATTCGCGAGGTATTCGAAGCGGCGAGCGAAGACGCCATCAACCTCGGGCTGGGACAACCGGATTTCGCGGCTCCCGACCACGCCAGACAGGCGGCTATCGACGCCATCGAGTCGGGTGAGGCGGACGGATACACCGAGAATAAGGGCATCCTGAGCCTCCGCGAAGCGATTGCCGACAAGCACCGTCGCGACCAGGGCGTCGACCTCGACCCCGACGACATCATCGCCACGGCCGGTGGCAGCGAGGCGCTCCACATCGCCATCGAAGCCCACGTGAACGAGGGCGACGAGGTCATCATCCCCGACCCGGGGTTCGTCTCCTACGATGCGCTGGCGAAGCTCGCGGGCGGCGAACCGGTTCCCGTTCCGCTTCGTGACGACCTGACGCTCGACCCCGCCGACGTGGAAGAGGCCATCACCGAGGATACCGCGGCGTTCATCGTGAACAGTCCCGGCAACCCCACGGGAGCGGTCTCACCGCCGGAGGACATCGAGGCGTTCGCCCGCATCGCCGACGAACACGACGTGCTGTGTATCTCCGACGAAGTGTACGAGTACACCGTCTTCGAGGGCGAACACCGCTCGCCAATCGAGTTCGCGGAAACCGACAACGTCGTCGTCGTCAACTCCGCGTCGAAGCTCTTTTCGATGACCGGCTGGCGTCTCGGCTGGGTCTACGGTTCGTCGCGCCGGGTCGAACGCATGGTTCGGGTCCACCAGTACGTGCAGGCGTGTGCCTCCGCACCCGCACAGTTTGCCGCCGAAGCGGCGCTCACCGGCCCGCAGGACCGCATCGACGAGATGACAGAAACCTTCCGCGAGCGTCGTGACCTCGTCGTCGACGGACTCGAAGACATCGGTCTGCACGTCCCGACGCCGAAGGGCGCGTTCTACGCCATGCCCGAGGTTCCGGAAGGGTTCGTTCAGGAGTGTATCGACCGCGGCGTCATCGTCGTCCCCGGCGAGGCGTTCGGCGAGAACGGATACGGCTACGCGCGCCTCTCCTATGCGACCGATACCGAGTCGCTTCGAGAGGCTATCGAGGTCATGCGCGAGGCGTACGACACGGTGGCCTGA
- a CDS encoding DEAD/DEAH box helicase family protein, with protein sequence MTTLRFEDGTVHVETENAEADTALCDRPRVEADPRSGGYRAPAMSYARLRDALAAAGVDFEDRIAPAAAANLTLSTTYDLREYQRAALDSWLDADSRGVVELPTGAGKTVIAVAAMAAHSVPTLVVVPTIDLQDQWIRELETEFDVPVGRFGGGEQTQEAITVSTYDSAYLRADDVGGNFGLVVFDEVHHLGGEGYQDIPRFLTAPARLGLTATFERPDGEHERVAELVGPRVYRLDVDDLAGEHLADYEVRRVEVELTADEREAYDEAQSTFVNYLRSSGLSMQSGSDYQKLVMRSGTDPRAREALLAKQRARDVMMNSEAKVDKLARLLARHREDRVIIFTASTDLVYRISRRFLVPPITNETGTKERREILARFRDGTYDTVVAANVLDEGVDVPDANVGILLSGSGSEREFTQRLGRILRPKADGITATLYELVSVETAEERVADRRR encoded by the coding sequence GTGACGACCCTCCGATTCGAGGACGGAACCGTCCACGTCGAGACCGAGAACGCCGAGGCCGACACCGCGCTTTGCGACCGGCCGCGCGTCGAAGCCGACCCGAGAAGCGGCGGCTACCGAGCGCCCGCGATGTCCTACGCCAGACTCCGGGATGCCCTCGCCGCCGCTGGCGTCGATTTCGAGGACCGAATTGCGCCTGCCGCCGCCGCGAACCTCACACTTTCGACCACCTACGACCTCCGCGAGTACCAGCGGGCCGCCCTCGATTCGTGGCTCGATGCCGACAGTCGCGGCGTCGTGGAACTCCCGACTGGCGCGGGGAAAACGGTCATCGCTGTCGCCGCGATGGCTGCCCACTCGGTCCCGACGCTGGTTGTCGTCCCGACCATCGACCTTCAGGACCAGTGGATACGTGAACTCGAAACCGAGTTCGACGTGCCTGTCGGTCGCTTCGGCGGCGGCGAACAGACGCAGGAGGCGATTACGGTCTCGACCTACGACTCGGCGTATCTCCGCGCCGACGACGTGGGCGGCAACTTCGGTCTCGTCGTCTTCGACGAGGTTCACCATCTCGGCGGCGAGGGGTATCAGGACATCCCGCGGTTCCTCACCGCCCCTGCTCGTCTCGGACTCACGGCAACGTTCGAGCGCCCCGACGGCGAACACGAGCGCGTTGCAGAACTCGTCGGCCCGCGGGTCTACCGACTCGACGTGGACGATTTGGCGGGCGAACATCTCGCCGACTACGAAGTCCGCAGAGTCGAAGTCGAACTCACGGCCGACGAGCGCGAGGCGTACGACGAGGCGCAATCGACGTTCGTGAACTACCTGCGGAGTTCGGGGTTGTCGATGCAGTCGGGTAGTGACTACCAGAAACTCGTGATGCGCTCGGGGACCGACCCGCGGGCGCGGGAGGCGCTTCTCGCCAAGCAGCGCGCCCGCGACGTGATGATGAACTCCGAAGCGAAAGTGGACAAACTGGCGCGACTGCTCGCACGCCACCGCGAGGACCGCGTTATCATTTTCACCGCCTCGACGGACCTCGTCTATCGAATCTCGCGGCGGTTTCTCGTCCCGCCGATTACGAACGAAACCGGGACGAAAGAGCGGAGGGAGATTCTCGCCCGTTTCCGTGATGGCACCTACGACACTGTCGTCGCCGCCAACGTCCTCGACGAGGGCGTCGACGTGCCCGATGCGAACGTCGGCATCTTGCTTTCGGGGTCGGGGTCGGAACGCGAGTTCACGCAGCGACTCGGGCGCATTCTCCGCCCGAAAGCGGACGGGATAACCGCGACGCTCTACGAACTCGTGAGCGTCGAAACGGCGGAAGAACGGGTCGCAGACCGTCGTCGGTGA
- a CDS encoding proteasome assembly chaperone family protein yields MARIRVLADELTDQLDSPTLVEGLPGVGLVGKIAADHLVEEFDMTHYGDAFCDGIPEVAVYQKGDSELHPPVRLYADAEHDLLVLQSDTPIRPEAATELATCLGPWFDELDILPIFLSGIARERSENTPKLYGIGTGDVLDRLEDAGIGRPTETGLVSGPTGALLSNSVAVGRPALGLVVESDPQFPDPEAARIIIKNGLEPLVGFEVPVDDLVDRMSEIRQAKEQLAQRMQQSDEESTQARPIGMYQ; encoded by the coding sequence ATGGCACGAATTCGCGTCCTTGCCGATGAACTTACGGACCAACTCGACTCCCCGACACTGGTAGAAGGACTCCCGGGCGTCGGTCTCGTCGGGAAGATTGCGGCTGACCATCTCGTCGAGGAGTTCGATATGACTCATTACGGCGATGCATTCTGTGACGGTATCCCGGAGGTGGCGGTGTACCAGAAGGGAGACTCGGAGCTTCATCCACCGGTTCGGCTCTACGCCGATGCCGAACACGACCTGCTCGTTCTCCAGAGCGACACCCCGATTCGACCCGAGGCGGCGACCGAACTCGCGACGTGTCTCGGACCGTGGTTCGACGAACTCGATATATTACCGATCTTCCTCTCCGGTATCGCGCGGGAGAGGTCCGAGAATACACCGAAACTCTACGGCATCGGAACGGGGGATGTCCTCGACCGACTGGAAGACGCCGGTATCGGTCGCCCGACAGAGACCGGTCTCGTATCGGGGCCGACGGGTGCACTCTTGAGCAACTCCGTCGCAGTCGGCCGTCCCGCGCTCGGACTCGTCGTCGAGTCCGACCCGCAGTTCCCGGACCCGGAAGCCGCTCGTATCATCATCAAGAACGGACTCGAACCGCTGGTTGGATTCGAGGTTCCCGTTGATGACCTCGTCGACAGAATGAGCGAGATTCGGCAGGCGAAAGAGCAGTTGGCACAGCGGATGCAGCAGTCGGACGAAGAGAGTACGCAAGCACGTCCGATTGGGATGTATCAGTAG
- a CDS encoding DUF790 family protein: MLTKDLLRVSRAGGGYHPQFAARSDRPLAAKTIGVFQRHVGEPRRSLDEALEALESEADDFKLARGFASLLDREAVFETQAPLPPVRARRAAFEAAMEVGGVATPDERDAALDHAAASLGSTPDAVDESLTADREVEQVLADFDPRWTPDELLTQYNLSLAQTALFDATEVRVRSSDPKAVVSAVKRLRLMYEVRKTDAGREVVVTGPDALFQRTRRYGTAFARLLRSVATAGEWRLVATIDDRGTEREMVLTSDDVSVPGVDPMAEPGFDSDVEADFAARFRGLDLDWSLVREPEPLETGTSVMIPDFAFDYIHAEFRVFFEIMGFWTPEYVEKKLGQLADVEDVELVVAVDESLGVGEEIAARDHRVVPYTKSVRVKDVIDVLREYEADLVADAASSLPAELVPDEDVVSLANLAGARGVSVDALSDVSFPEHELVGRTLVRPTILDSVAEEVEPGMSLSAVESTLADFGLDDASAVLSRLDYRVEWEGLTGGTVREK; this comes from the coding sequence GTGCTGACGAAGGACCTGCTTCGCGTATCGAGAGCGGGCGGCGGCTACCATCCACAGTTCGCAGCGCGGAGCGACCGCCCCCTCGCCGCGAAGACTATCGGCGTCTTCCAGCGCCACGTCGGCGAGCCCCGAAGGTCACTCGATGAGGCGCTCGAAGCGCTCGAATCCGAGGCCGACGATTTCAAACTCGCCCGAGGCTTCGCCTCGCTGCTCGACCGCGAAGCCGTCTTCGAGACGCAGGCACCGCTCCCGCCAGTTCGCGCCCGCCGCGCCGCGTTCGAGGCGGCGATGGAAGTCGGCGGCGTGGCGACGCCCGACGAACGAGACGCGGCGCTCGACCACGCGGCCGCATCGCTCGGGTCGACTCCCGACGCGGTAGACGAATCGTTGACCGCCGACCGCGAAGTGGAGCAGGTCCTCGCCGACTTCGACCCGCGGTGGACGCCCGACGAGTTGCTCACCCAGTACAATCTCTCGCTCGCCCAAACGGCGCTTTTCGATGCGACCGAGGTTCGCGTCCGCAGTTCGGACCCGAAGGCGGTCGTCTCGGCGGTCAAGCGACTGCGACTGATGTACGAAGTTCGGAAGACCGACGCAGGACGGGAGGTCGTCGTCACCGGCCCGGATGCGCTCTTCCAGCGAACCCGTCGATACGGAACCGCTTTCGCCCGACTGCTCCGGTCGGTTGCGACCGCGGGTGAGTGGCGGCTCGTGGCGACTATCGACGACCGAGGGACAGAACGCGAAATGGTGCTCACGAGCGACGACGTATCCGTCCCGGGCGTCGACCCGATGGCCGAACCCGGCTTCGACAGCGACGTGGAGGCCGACTTCGCCGCCCGGTTCCGCGGTCTCGACCTCGATTGGTCGCTCGTCAGGGAACCCGAACCGTTGGAGACGGGGACGAGCGTGATGATTCCGGACTTCGCGTTCGATTATATCCATGCTGAGTTCCGGGTCTTCTTCGAAATCATGGGCTTCTGGACCCCCGAGTACGTCGAAAAGAAACTGGGACAACTCGCCGACGTGGAGGACGTGGAACTCGTCGTCGCGGTGGACGAATCCCTCGGCGTGGGTGAGGAAATCGCCGCCCGTGACCATCGCGTCGTCCCGTACACCAAATCCGTGCGCGTGAAGGACGTGATTGACGTCCTCCGAGAGTACGAAGCCGACCTCGTCGCCGACGCCGCCTCGTCGCTTCCGGCGGAACTCGTTCCCGACGAGGATGTTGTTTCGCTTGCCAACCTCGCGGGTGCTCGCGGCGTTTCGGTGGATGCACTTTCGGATGTGAGCTTCCCCGAGCACGAACTCGTCGGGCGAACGCTTGTTCGCCCCACGATTCTCGATTCGGTCGCCGAGGAGGTCGAACCGGGGATGTCGCTGTCGGCGGTCGAATCGACCCTTGCGGACTTCGGACTCGACGACGCGAGCGCGGTTCTTTCGCGACTCGACTACCGCGTCGAGTGGGAGGGTCTGACTGGCGGAACAGTACGAGAGAAGTAG
- a CDS encoding DUF7122 family protein — MKDETADDENWGQQFDRLPETAEDRVVEGRPSRNEVVEWWEERFGIDPATFDSYTFWEKGAGKIWAFNGEVVDPIQVEGLGMRILRTRQRHWKPSTNAVQRFCRDATKNVIELSPGEAKAFVAGHDQQLDWWEGDWGYLTAAHEISGDLEPLGVGLYLHGELRSTVPKGRQEELVKLD, encoded by the coding sequence ATGAAAGACGAGACCGCAGACGACGAAAACTGGGGCCAGCAGTTCGACCGCCTCCCGGAGACCGCCGAGGACCGCGTCGTCGAAGGTCGTCCCTCCCGAAACGAGGTCGTCGAGTGGTGGGAAGAGCGGTTCGGCATCGACCCGGCGACGTTCGACAGCTACACCTTCTGGGAGAAGGGCGCAGGGAAGATTTGGGCATTCAACGGCGAAGTCGTCGACCCCATTCAGGTGGAGGGTCTCGGGATGCGCATCCTCCGAACCCGTCAGCGACACTGGAAGCCCTCGACCAACGCGGTCCAGCGCTTCTGCCGCGACGCGACGAAGAACGTCATCGAACTGAGTCCGGGCGAGGCGAAGGCGTTCGTCGCCGGTCACGACCAACAACTCGACTGGTGGGAGGGTGACTGGGGCTACCTCACCGCCGCCCACGAAATTTCGGGTGATCTCGAACCCCTCGGCGTCGGCCTCTATCTCCACGGCGAACTCCGCTCGACCGTCCCGAAGGGTCGGCAAGAAGAACTCGTCAAACTCGACTAA
- a CDS encoding Na+/H+ antiporter NhaC family protein, translating to MSAETYGIISLLPALFAIIMTLASRQVLLSLFTGIWIGATILVGWNPIGGAAYSLQLVINSVTSSFNSKLLLFTFLSGAMLGMIFLSGGMNALANRIIARIKTRKQAELGTGILGMLIFVDSYASTMITGSVMRPITDKFDISREKLAYLLDSTTSPVVSVAVVSTWVGFEVGLIRDHLSSISSVDKSAFVVFLQSIPFRFYSLLAVTLVFILIVMDWDFGPMKQAEERARNEGKVLGDDADPLIETREEDIVTPDHVDARWWYFAAPIVSLVAVTGFGLLYSGGWPSKAPVEALKGAATADAILWGVFSACALLLAILVGHARVELEDVSDSIFEGFKMVIFPVAVLSLAWTIGSVSEALGVGDYVVSISQGIITAPMLPAVVFITAAIISFAIGTSWGTMSIMFPVVMPLAVQLSAPLAGATGAILTGSLFGDHCSPISDTTVMSSMFAGADHVDHVNTQIPYALLCGTVATGLFLASGYGVNPLVLLGVGVVTLFVAAYFLSEHADVSVPTTFGSSSD from the coding sequence ATGTCCGCAGAGACATACGGGATTATCAGTCTGCTCCCGGCGCTTTTCGCCATCATAATGACGTTGGCGAGCAGACAGGTGCTCCTGTCACTTTTTACTGGTATCTGGATAGGTGCGACCATTCTGGTGGGATGGAACCCTATTGGTGGGGCGGCATACTCCCTTCAGTTGGTCATCAACAGTGTGACCTCGTCGTTTAACAGCAAACTCCTCTTGTTTACGTTCCTCTCGGGTGCGATGCTCGGGATGATCTTCCTCTCGGGTGGGATGAACGCGCTCGCAAATCGCATCATCGCTCGAATCAAGACGCGGAAACAGGCGGAATTGGGCACGGGCATCCTCGGGATGCTCATCTTCGTCGACTCCTACGCGAGTACGATGATTACTGGGTCGGTGATGCGGCCAATCACCGACAAGTTCGACATTAGCCGCGAGAAACTCGCGTATCTGCTCGACTCGACCACCTCGCCCGTGGTCAGCGTCGCCGTCGTCTCGACGTGGGTCGGCTTCGAAGTCGGCCTCATCAGAGACCATCTCAGTTCGATTTCCAGCGTCGATAAGAGTGCGTTCGTGGTGTTCCTTCAGAGCATCCCGTTCCGCTTTTACAGCCTGCTCGCGGTCACTCTCGTGTTCATTCTCATCGTGATGGACTGGGACTTCGGCCCGATGAAGCAGGCAGAAGAGCGCGCAAGAAACGAAGGGAAAGTCCTCGGCGACGACGCCGACCCCCTCATCGAGACGCGCGAAGAAGACATTGTCACGCCCGACCACGTCGATGCGCGCTGGTGGTACTTCGCCGCGCCCATCGTTTCCCTCGTCGCCGTCACCGGCTTCGGCCTGCTTTACTCCGGTGGGTGGCCGTCGAAGGCTCCCGTCGAAGCGCTGAAAGGTGCGGCTACCGCAGACGCAATTCTCTGGGGCGTGTTCTCGGCGTGCGCGCTACTCCTTGCGATTCTCGTGGGCCACGCCCGCGTCGAACTCGAAGACGTGAGCGACTCCATCTTCGAGGGCTTCAAGATGGTCATATTCCCCGTCGCCGTGCTCTCGCTGGCGTGGACTATCGGCTCTGTCAGCGAAGCGCTCGGCGTCGGTGACTACGTCGTCAGCATCTCGCAGGGCATTATCACGGCCCCAATGCTGCCCGCAGTCGTATTCATCACTGCGGCCATCATCTCGTTCGCTATCGGCACGTCGTGGGGGACGATGAGCATCATGTTCCCCGTTGTGATGCCGCTCGCGGTCCAACTCAGCGCGCCGCTTGCGGGTGCGACCGGCGCGATTCTCACCGGGTCGCTGTTTGGTGACCACTGTTCGCCTATCAGCGACACGACGGTTATGTCGTCGATGTTCGCCGGTGCGGACCACGTCGACCACGTCAACACACAGATTCCGTACGCGCTTCTCTGCGGGACAGTTGCGACGGGCCTGTTCCTCGCAAGTGGGTACGGCGTCAATCCGCTTGTGCTGCTTGGCGTCGGTGTCGTCACACTCTTCGTCGCCGCGTACTTCCTCTCTGAGCACGCTGACGTGAGCGTTCCGACGACGTTCGGGTCCTCGTCGGACTAA